CTGCAGTTGCTGGAGAGCTACCGCAGCAGGGACAGCCTGGGCTGGGCCTCACCCCGGTTGCACATGATCGACCTGCAGTACTCCGATGTCCGGATGGGCAAGGGCCTGTACAACCGGCTGGTCGCACGGGGTTCGATGCGGCGGTTGGTCAGTGAGGAGGAGGTGCGTGCTGCGGTGACCGAGCCGCCGGAGGACACCCGGGCCTACTTCCGTGGCCGGTGCCTGGAACGCTATCCGTCCGCCGTGGCCGCCGCCTCGTGGGACTCGGTCATCTTCGATCTCGGCCGGGACTCGTTGGTGCGGATCCCGACGCTGGAGCCCCTGCGGGGCACGCGGGCCCACGTGGGCGAGCTGCTGGAGTCCGCCACGAGTGCCGAGGAACTGGTCGACTCGCTCACCGGTGGATGAGCGTGGGCTGCGGCGCGTTCCATCACCTGAAAAGATCACAGAGATATCCGTTCGGATGTGGGCGAATGTAGGATTCGCTAGGTAGTGTTCACGGCAGGAAGTCCCTCGTCCCGAGGTGCCGGTTTCAGCGATCGGCGGCTGTGGGATGCGAGAGGGGCATCCGCGAGGACAACCACCGGGAGGGCGAGATGTCCCAGGAAAAGACTCAGCGGCACGGTGACGGCGACGGCGGCGACGACGAAGCCACGGGTGCGGAAGCTGCCGGTCAGGAACGCCGCGAGAAGCTCGGTGAAGACGTGGACACCATCCTGGACGAGATCGACGATGTCCTGGAGGAAAACGCCGAGGACTTCGTTCGCGCCTACGTTCAGAAGGGCGGTCAGTAGTCAGTGTGTGCGGCGCCGGTCGGTCCCTGCGGGCCGACCGGCGCGCGTGTGCCCGGCAGCCGTGTGTGTCCGGCACAGAAATCCCGTCAATCGGTTCTCCGTCACCACTCACCACCCGAGAAGGTGTTCCCGTGACGGTGCTGCACCAGTTACTTCGAGCAGGAGACGATGTCGCTGATGGAACCCAGCTCGACTCGGAACTTTCCGGGCCAGGCCCTGCCGCCCGCCTACCTCACTCCGGGATCCTCGTCATTCACGGATTTCCTTCGCAGCGCGGCTCCTGAACTGATGCCCGGGCATCCCGAGAACGACACCGGCCAGGTCGATGCGCCGCACGGCACGACCATCGTCGCCCTGACGTTCCGGGGTGGAGTGCTGCTGGCAGGTGATCGGCGGGCCACGATGGGCAACCTGATCGCGCAGCGCGACATGGAGAAGCTCTACGTCACCGACGCCTACTCCGCAGTGGGCATCGCGGGCACTGCGGGGATCGCCATGGAGATGGTGCGCCTGTACTCCATCGAGCTCGAACATTACGAAAAGCTCGAAGGCGTGCCGCTGTCGCTGGACGGTAAGACGAACAAGCTCGCCACGATGCTGCGCGGGAACCTGCAGAGCGCGATCGCCGGGCTGGCGGTACTGCCGCTGTTCGCCGGGTACGACGTCGACGCGCAGGATCCCGAGCGGGCGGGCCGGATCGTCACCTATGACATCACCGGTGGGCGCTACAACGAGACCGCCGGGTACCACGCGGTCGGTTCCGGGTCGGTGTTCGCCAAGTCGGCGCTGAAGAAGCGGCACGATCCCGACGCCGACCTCGACTCGGCGATTCGCAACGCCGTGGAGTCCCTCTACGACGCCGCCGACGACGATACGGCCACGGGTGGCCCCGACCTGTCCCGGCAGATCTACCCCTCGGTGGTCACGATCACCGGGCCCGAGGGGGCGGTTCGCCTGCCGGAGGACCAGACGGCCGCGGTCGCCGAGGAAGTCGTCAGCCGCCGCCGGGAAATCCCCGGAGGCTGAATCTTTTCCCACCCCGCCGGGGTGGGACTCAGCCTCGCCCGGACCAGGATCAGACCGTCAGCTACCCACCAGGCCAGCGCCGATTCGAGCCAGGGAGTCCACAGCCGTGACGATGCCGTTCTACACCTCGCCCGAGCAGTTGATGCGGGAGCGTTCCGAGCTCGCCCGGAAGGGCATCGCTCGGGGACGCAGCGTGGTGGTACTCAAGTACGCCGGTGGCGTGCTGTTCGTGGCCGAAAACCCCTCGACCACTCTGCACAAGATTTCCGAGATCTACGATCGGATCGGCTTCGCCGCGGTGGGCCGCTACAGCGAGTTCGAGAACATGCGGATGGCAGGGATCCGCATGGCCGATGTGAAGGGGTACTCCTACGACCGCCGGGATGTCACCGGCAGGGCTCTGGCCAACGCCTACGCACAGACGCTCGGTGCCATCTTCACCGAGCAGGTCAAGCCGTTCGAGGTGGAGATCTGCGTGGGCGAGGTGGGGGAGACGGCCGAGTCCGACCAGCTCTACCGCCTGACCTACGACGGCTCGATCGTGGACGAGCCGCAGTACGTGGTGATGGGTGGCCAGGCGGAGACGATCACCACGACATTGAAGGAATCCTTCACCGACGGTCTCGATCTCGGGGACGCGGTCCGAACCGCCGTGCACGCCCTGTCCTCGGGCGGCGAGGGATCGCGTGACCTGGATGTCGATCAGCTCGAGGTGGCGATCCTGGAACGATCCAGGCCACATCGCACTTTCCGCCGGCTCTCCGGTGCGGCACTGCGGAGTCTGCTGCCCAGCTCCGGTGATGGTGAGGCGAGCAACGACACGGGCTCGTCTTCCGGTGCCGACGGTTCCTAGACGAACAGTTCCCGATCAGCACGACAGTGGTCGGTCCTGATTCTTTTTCGTGGGGATTCGACAGGAGCGGGGAAGCGCTGCGTACACCCTTAGCGTGCCTGTACGCTGCTAAAACAGGTTCGATTGAGGACCGGGGGACGGGGCTGACTACTGCGTGCAAGCAATTCGGTGCTCATCGACAGCGAGCGGACCCCGAACGGCGGACCGCTGAGTGCGGCCAAGACGCTTAGTGTGGTGGTATGCAGCGGAGGATCTTCGGCATCGAAACCGAGTTCGGAGTCACCTGTACCTTCCACGGGCAGCGCAGGCTCTCTCCGGACGAGGTGGCCAGATACCTGTTCCGGCGGGTCGTGTCATGGGGACGTTCCTCGAACGTGTTCCTGCGCAACGGGGCCCGGCTCTATCTCGACGTGGGTTCGCACCCCGAGTACGCCACTGCGGAGTGCGACGACCTCACCCAGCTCGTCACCCATGACAAGGCCGGTGAACGGATCCTGGAGGATCTGCTCATCGATGCCGAACGTCGGTTGGCCGACGAAGGCATCGGCGGTGACATCTTCCTGTTCAAGAACAACACCGACTCCGCGGGCAACTCCTATGGTTGCCATGAGAACTATCTCGTCGGGCGTTCGGGGGAGTTCTCCCGCATCGCCGACGTGCTGTTGCCGTTCCTGGTGACCCGCCAGCTCATCTGCGGTGCGGGCAAGGTTCTGCAGACTCCGCGTGGAGCCGTGTACTGCCTGTCCCAGCGTGCCGAGCACATTTGGGAAGGGGTCTCCAGCGCGACGACTCGCTCCCGCCCGATCATCAACACCCGCGACGAACCGCATGCCGACGCCGAGCGGTATCGCAGGCTGCACGTGATAGTCGGCGACTCGAACATGTCCGAGGTGACCACCCTGCTCAAGGTCGGCACCGCACATCTGGTGCTGGAGATGATCGAACAGGGCGTCCAGTTCCGGGATTTCAGTCTCGACAACCCGATCCGGGCGATCCGCGAAATCAGCCACGACATGACCGGCCGCCGCCCCGTGCGGCTGGCAGGTGGGCGCGAGGCCTCGGCACTGGACATCCAGCGCGAGTACTACGGGCGCGCGGTCGAGTACGTGGCCCAGCGTGGTTCGGATCCGATGACCGACCGCATCATGGACCTGTGGGGACGTGCGCTGGATGC
This Haloactinomyces albus DNA region includes the following protein-coding sequences:
- a CDS encoding ubiquitin-like protein Pup — protein: MSQEKTQRHGDGDGGDDEATGAEAAGQERREKLGEDVDTILDEIDDVLEENAEDFVRAYVQKGGQ
- the prcB gene encoding proteasome subunit beta; translated protein: MEPSSTRNFPGQALPPAYLTPGSSSFTDFLRSAAPELMPGHPENDTGQVDAPHGTTIVALTFRGGVLLAGDRRATMGNLIAQRDMEKLYVTDAYSAVGIAGTAGIAMEMVRLYSIELEHYEKLEGVPLSLDGKTNKLATMLRGNLQSAIAGLAVLPLFAGYDVDAQDPERAGRIVTYDITGGRYNETAGYHAVGSGSVFAKSALKKRHDPDADLDSAIRNAVESLYDAADDDTATGGPDLSRQIYPSVVTITGPEGAVRLPEDQTAAVAEEVVSRRREIPGG
- the prcA gene encoding proteasome subunit alpha, with protein sequence MTMPFYTSPEQLMRERSELARKGIARGRSVVVLKYAGGVLFVAENPSTTLHKISEIYDRIGFAAVGRYSEFENMRMAGIRMADVKGYSYDRRDVTGRALANAYAQTLGAIFTEQVKPFEVEICVGEVGETAESDQLYRLTYDGSIVDEPQYVVMGGQAETITTTLKESFTDGLDLGDAVRTAVHALSSGGEGSRDLDVDQLEVAILERSRPHRTFRRLSGAALRSLLPSSGDGEASNDTGSSSGADGS
- the pafA gene encoding Pup--protein ligase, with translation MQRRIFGIETEFGVTCTFHGQRRLSPDEVARYLFRRVVSWGRSSNVFLRNGARLYLDVGSHPEYATAECDDLTQLVTHDKAGERILEDLLIDAERRLADEGIGGDIFLFKNNTDSAGNSYGCHENYLVGRSGEFSRIADVLLPFLVTRQLICGAGKVLQTPRGAVYCLSQRAEHIWEGVSSATTRSRPIINTRDEPHADAERYRRLHVIVGDSNMSEVTTLLKVGTAHLVLEMIEQGVQFRDFSLDNPIRAIREISHDMTGRRPVRLAGGREASALDIQREYYGRAVEYVAQRGSDPMTDRIMDLWGRALDAVETQDYSLIDREVDWAIKYRLLERYRNKQGLELSSPRIAQLDLSYHDLRRGRGLFDMLQRKDLVDRVTEDGEIEAAKDTPPQSTRAKLRGDFIAAAQSAGRDFTVDWVHLKLNDQAQRTVLCKDPFRAVDERVERLIGSL